A window of Syntrophales bacterium genomic DNA:
CTCCGGACAGGATGTGCCGGCCGTCGGGACTGAACGCCACGGCATGCACGAAATCCGAATGTCCCTTCATGATGATAGGCTCCCCGCCGGAGGCCAGATCCCGGAGCTTCAGAACGTAGTCATCTCCCGCCGACACGGCGAACCGGCCGTCCGGGCTGAAGGCCTGAACGGTCATGGAGCCGGTTTTCAACTTGAATGTTCGGATTTCCCGGCCGGTCTGCACGTCCCAGAGCCGCTGGGTGTCGTCCAGGCCGGTCGAAAGGGCCCGCTTCCCGTCCGGGCTGAATAAAACGGAGTTGACGCTCTTGGAGTGCCCCTTGAGGACCCGGATCTCACGGCCCGTCTTCACGTCCCAGAGCCGGATGGTCGTGTCTTCGCTTCCCGACAGGGCGAGCCGCCCGTCGGGGCTGAACGTCGCGGCGGTAACAGGGCCGGAATGTCCCGAGAACTTCCTGATCTCAATGCCGGCGGCCAGATCCCAGAGCTTCAGGGTGCGATCCGGGCCTCCCGACAGTGCAAGGCTTCCGTCCGGGCTGAAGGCCGTGCATGCCGTCTCTCGTGCAAATCCGATGAACACCTGCAATCGCCGGCCGTCGGCCGCATTCCAGAGCAGCACGGCAAAATCGGCGCCGCCCGACAGGATCTGCCGGCCGTCGGGGCTGAAGACAGCGGATTGGACCCGGAAGGAGTGCCCCTTGAACGTTCTCAACTCGTTTCCGTCGGCATCCCAGAGCTTCAGGGTGTTGTCGAAGCTGCCGGACAGGAATTGCCGGCCGTCCGGGCTGAACGCAACGGTCTGCACCCAGTCCGAGTGCCCCTTGAACACCCTGACCTGCCGGCCGCTGGATGCATCCCAGAGCCTCATCGTTTTGTCGATGCTACCCGACAGGATGTACCGGCCGTCCGGGCTGAACGCCGCGGACCTCACCTCGTCGGAATGCCCCGTGAAGACTCTCACCTCCCGGCCGCTGTCCGCGTCCCGGAGCGTCAGCGTGTTGCTGAGACCGATGGACAGAACGGATCGATGATCCGGACTGAGGGCGACGACATCGCGCGAGTATCCCTGTAATTTCCCGATCTCCGCGCCGGTGGCGATGTCCCAGCGCGTCAGTGTGCCGTTCACGCTTCCCGCCAGGGCGTGCCTGCCGTCGGGGCTGAAGGCGGCGAAGGTGACCCAGTCGGCGCGGAACGTCCTGAGGGGCGCGCCGCTTGCCACGTCCCAGAGCCTCAAGGTGTTGTCCCTGCTCCCGGACAGGGCGTACTTTCCATCGGGGCTGAAGGCCACGGACGTGACCCAGTCACGGTGCCCCTTGAAGGTCCTGATCTCCATGCCGCTGGACACTTCCCAGAGCTTCAGGACGTAATCTTCGCCCCCCGAGAGGGCGTACCGGCCGTCGGGGCTGAAGGCCACGGCGTTCACTTTTCCCGAGTGCCCCATCTGCACGAAGATGTCCGGCCTTGCATCGGCGGAGACGGACTCCTCCGGCACTGCCCACGCCAGCACGGCGGCGAAGAGCAGGAGGATCAAGGGTCCGGTTCCCATCCTGAAACCGGTAGATTTCATATGCCAGCATCCTTTCCGCAGGCCGGCCGGGCCGGCGAAGGTCCTACAGCAGCAGGATGATATCGACGATGACCATCCCGATCAGCGCGACTCCGGCCAGAAAATTCAGCACTTCACTCAACCACCCCAGACGCTGGATCCAGAGCCCGCCCATGATGCCCAGGATGTAACCGGCCAGGGCGCCGACCAGCCCGCACAGCAACCGTGTTCCGTAAGCCGTCTTGTATGTGTGTCCTGTTCCCAGCCCCGCCGTGAATCCGAGAAAGACCAGAAAGAAAAAGACGCCCACGCGGAAGTCGTCAAAGGACGGTTTTATCCCCGCTTGAGAACGGATGCCGTGGACAAACAGAAACAGGACGCCGCCCGTTCCCGCCAGGGCGAAGATCCAGCCGAGGATGGAACCCTTTCGCAGTGCCTCGGCATACCCGGTGATGGAGGCCACGAGCGAGACGGCCAGTAGGATTGACAGTTCCATCTTGGCGTGGCCGGCAAAGGGCGATTGAACGGTTTTTTCTTTGGGAAATACACGGCGGTACAGGAGGGAAGGGAAAAACCGGGAATGGAAAGTCCACGATAGCAGATGGGGTGGCTGGCTTGATCCGGGCATGCTGTCCCTCCCTTCATGACCCGGCGAGGGGCCTTTCCAGGCTGAACCCGGCCGGACGATAATCTGATGGCGGTTATCCGAGCGCTCCAAGGAACCAGTCCCGGAAGTCGGCCAGGGGTCCCAGCGGCGGGGAAGCGGGGGCTTCCGTCGAACCGGCTGTTCCATTGACCCAGAAGACGTTGAGGCCGACTTCCATGGCAGGCTCCATGTCGTTGACCCAGTTGTCGCCCACCATGACGCACTCCTCCGGGCGCCGGCCGATGAGTTCCAGAATTTCCCTGTAATAAAACGGATTCGGCTTGGTCGAGTGCATGTTTTCGTACGACGTCACGAGCCGAAAGGGAAAATCGGAGACACCGGCCCAGTCCATGCGTTGTCTCATGGCCGTCTCCGGAAAGATCGGGTTCGTAGCAACGACCACCTCGCATCCCGCTTCGAGCGCGGTCCTGACAGCCAGACGGGCCGCGGGATTGGGACTGGTCAGCGGACGCAGGTTGCCGAACCGGGACGCGTAGAATTCGTCGAAGAGGGGCATCATCTCCTCCGCCGTCC
This region includes:
- a CDS encoding HAD family hydrolase, translating into MDKTIRAVLFDLDDTLLLNDMNRFVKEYFDLLTPGMAHLVPPKKFINALFKATYAMTKNQNPAVTNQQVFIDHFFPSVERTAEEMMPLFDEFYASRFGNLRPLTSPNPAARLAVRTALEAGCEVVVATNPIFPETAMRQRMDWAGVSDFPFRLVTSYENMHSTKPNPFYYREILELIGRRPEECVMVGDNWVNDMEPAMEVGLNVFWVNGTAGSTEAPASPPLGPLADFRDWFLGALG